The following are encoded in a window of Chloroflexota bacterium genomic DNA:
- a CDS encoding rod shape-determining protein, translating to MAQMFRSLSSQRLGVDLGTANVLVYLVGEGVIIDEPSVVAVSVQDRRIEAIGHAAREMVGRTPGSLRVMRPLQDGVIADYLITAAMLRYFIERAAGRHRLFRPEVMVAVPTGVTTVEQRAVMDAGIAAGAKRVHLIPEPLAAAIGANVPISHASGSMVVNLGGGTTEIAVISLNDIVADCSGSLRVGGNRLDEAIRTYIKRKYNLMTGDRTAEAIKMRIGSAIVLEPAETMEVRGRDQMQGLPRTVTITSDEITEAIAEPVDQIIRGVRSVLEATPPELAADIIDKGLVMTGGTALLRNLDKLVARETGVAVHVAETPLLCTVRGTGIALEHFDVLQKIVISHP from the coding sequence ATTGCTCAAATGTTCCGATCCCTAAGCTCGCAGCGGCTTGGGGTCGACCTCGGCACCGCCAACGTGCTGGTCTACCTCGTCGGCGAGGGCGTGATCATCGACGAGCCGTCGGTGGTCGCGGTGTCGGTGCAAGACCGACGCATCGAGGCCATCGGGCACGCGGCGCGCGAGATGGTGGGACGCACGCCCGGCAGCCTGCGCGTCATGCGCCCGCTGCAAGACGGCGTGATCGCCGACTACCTGATCACCGCGGCCATGCTGCGCTACTTCATCGAGCGCGCGGCGGGCCGCCACCGCCTCTTCCGGCCCGAGGTGATGGTGGCGGTGCCCACGGGCGTGACCACGGTGGAGCAACGCGCGGTGATGGACGCGGGCATCGCGGCGGGGGCCAAGCGCGTGCACCTGATCCCGGAGCCGCTGGCGGCGGCCATCGGCGCCAACGTGCCCATTTCCCACGCCTCCGGAAGCATGGTGGTGAATCTTGGCGGGGGAACGACGGAGATCGCGGTGATCTCGCTCAACGACATCGTGGCCGACTGCTCGGGGTCGCTGCGCGTCGGCGGCAATCGCCTGGACGAGGCCATTCGCACCTACATCAAGCGCAAATACAACCTGATGACGGGCGACCGCACGGCGGAAGCGATCAAGATGCGCATCGGCAGCGCCATCGTGCTGGAACCCGCGGAAACCATGGAGGTGCGCGGGCGCGACCAGATGCAGGGCCTGCCGCGCACCGTGACGATCACCTCGGACGAGATCACCGAGGCCATCGCCGAGCCGGTCGACCAGATCATCCGCGGCGTTCGCAGCGTGCTCGAGGCGACCCCGCCCGAGTTGGCGGCCGACATCATCGACAAGGGGCTGGTGATGACCGGCGGTACGGCGCTGCTACGTAACCTGGACAAGCTGGTGGCGCGCGAGACCGGTGTGGCCGTGCACGTGGCGGAGACGCCCCTGCTGTGCACCGTCCGCGGCACCGGGATCGCCTTGGAGCACTTCGACGTGCTGCAAAAGATCGTAATCTCGCACCCGTAG
- a CDS encoding F0F1 ATP synthase subunit epsilon: MAGLTLTVVSPEREVLREDDVEMVVAPGIDGELGLMPRHAPLVTQLQAGTLRYRSGGDERFLTILGGFLQVMEDTVTVLADGSERSDEIDVERAERARAEALRELEEARVGGDDATVIRARLALLRALARIRTAQRAGRG; encoded by the coding sequence ATGGCTGGGTTGACCCTCACCGTCGTCTCGCCGGAGCGGGAAGTTCTGCGCGAGGACGACGTCGAAATGGTCGTTGCGCCCGGAATCGACGGCGAGCTCGGGCTGATGCCGCGCCACGCCCCGCTGGTGACTCAATTGCAGGCCGGCACGCTGCGCTATCGCAGCGGCGGCGATGAACGCTTTCTCACCATCCTGGGCGGATTCCTCCAGGTGATGGAGGACACGGTGACGGTGCTCGCGGACGGCTCGGAGCGGTCCGACGAGATCGACGTGGAGCGGGCCGAGCGCGCCCGCGCCGAGGCGCTGCGCGAGCTGGAGGAGGCGCGCGTGGGCGGAGACGACGCGACGGTGATCCGCGCACGGCTGGCCCTGCTGCGGGCGCTGGCGCGCATCCGCACCGCGCAACGGGCAGGGCGCGGCTAA
- a CDS encoding amidohydrolase family protein — protein MPDLILRAATLIDGTGAEPIRPGEVTIRDGTIAAVGSPGRKDPVDAEIVDYGDATLLPGLIDAHVHLQFTAGPDHPTTRGIHMGATDSERIATAIGNAQRGLATGVTTMRDTGGYFTLNMDVRDAINAGHVIGPRLLVCGAPITTTAGHLHWCGLRADTRDEVVEAVRTMVEAGADFIKVMATGGMMTPGTSPGMTQYSESELQALVDDSHRLRKQVAAHVLGTTGCILAIDAGVDTLEHCSWLDETGEHGAFRFDAEAAARIQPATQSVHMTVGAGSREHVRGVDHLDEMSESDREELHARGVYHRAMRASGTPLVVSSDAGVMTTKHDEFALTVIAAAVTLDLSPVEAINITTYAPASTIGLGDVTGALKPGLAADVLVVEDDVGENICCVGDPIAVYLGGREVARDRRLLAA, from the coding sequence ATGCCCGACCTCATCCTGCGCGCGGCCACGCTGATTGACGGCACCGGCGCCGAACCCATCCGGCCCGGCGAGGTGACCATTCGCGACGGAACCATCGCCGCCGTGGGCTCACCCGGCCGAAAAGACCCGGTCGACGCCGAGATCGTGGACTACGGCGACGCCACGCTGCTCCCGGGCCTCATCGACGCCCACGTACACCTGCAGTTCACCGCGGGGCCGGACCATCCCACCACCCGCGGCATCCACATGGGAGCCACCGACTCCGAGCGCATCGCCACCGCCATCGGCAACGCCCAGCGCGGCCTGGCGACGGGCGTCACCACCATGCGCGACACCGGCGGCTACTTCACCCTCAACATGGACGTGCGCGACGCGATCAACGCCGGCCACGTCATCGGCCCGCGCCTGCTCGTGTGCGGCGCGCCCATCACCACCACGGCCGGCCATTTGCACTGGTGCGGCCTGCGCGCCGACACCCGCGACGAGGTCGTGGAGGCCGTGCGGACGATGGTCGAGGCCGGGGCGGATTTCATCAAGGTGATGGCCACCGGCGGCATGATGACGCCCGGCACGTCGCCCGGCATGACGCAGTACTCCGAGTCCGAGCTGCAGGCCCTGGTGGACGACTCGCACCGGCTGCGCAAGCAGGTCGCGGCCCACGTGCTCGGCACCACCGGCTGCATCCTGGCAATAGACGCCGGGGTAGACACCCTGGAGCACTGCTCGTGGCTCGATGAAACCGGGGAGCACGGGGCCTTTCGCTTCGACGCCGAGGCCGCGGCCCGCATTCAGCCCGCCACGCAGTCGGTGCACATGACCGTCGGCGCGGGCAGCCGCGAGCACGTGCGCGGGGTCGACCACCTGGACGAGATGTCCGAGTCTGACCGCGAGGAGCTTCACGCGCGCGGCGTCTACCACCGGGCCATGCGCGCCAGCGGCACGCCGCTGGTCGTCTCGAGCGACGCCGGCGTGATGACCACCAAGCACGACGAGTTTGCGCTCACGGTCATCGCGGCCGCGGTCACGCTCGACCTCTCGCCGGTGGAGGCGATCAACATCACCACCTACGCGCCCGCCAGCACCATCGGACTGGGCGACGTCACCGGCGCGCTCAAGCCGGGACTCGCCGCCGACGTGCTGGTGGTCGAGGACGACGTGGGCGAGAACATCTGCTGCGTGGGCGACCCCATTGCCGTCTACCTGGGCGGCCGCGAGGTCGCCCGCGACCGGCGGCTCCTCGCCGCCTGA
- the atpD gene encoding F0F1 ATP synthase subunit beta — protein sequence MASGRIAQIIGAVIDVEFPAGELPALYNALEVEAPDRDDRVVLEVEQHVGDGRVRCVSMRPTEGLSRGLPVADLGGPISVPVGAPTLGRVFDVTGEPIDGKGDVVTETRYPIHRAPPPLTEQTTQAEVFATGLKVIDLIAPFTRGGKTGVFGGAGVGKTVIIMEMINNIAVQYGGYSVFCGVGERTREGTQLIREMTEAGVIGNACMVFGQMNESPGARLRVGLAGLALAEFFRDEEGRDLLLFIDNIFRFTQAGSEVSALLGRMPSAVGYQPSLGTEMGELQERITSTTSGSITSLEAIYVPADDYTDPAPVTTFAHLDATIRLERSIVERGIYPAVDPLTSTSKILDPRIVGERHYDVARGAQQVLQRFKDLQDIIAILGIEELSEEDRLTVVRARKIERFFSQPMNVAEAFTGQPGVIVPVEETIRGFEEILAGEHDELPEQAFYMVGTIEEAVAKAEQLAAEG from the coding sequence ATGGCGAGCGGACGCATCGCACAAATCATCGGGGCCGTCATCGACGTCGAGTTCCCGGCCGGCGAGCTGCCGGCGCTCTACAACGCGCTGGAGGTCGAGGCCCCGGACCGCGACGACCGCGTGGTGCTGGAAGTCGAGCAGCACGTCGGCGACGGCCGGGTGCGCTGCGTCTCCATGCGCCCGACCGAAGGCCTGAGCCGCGGACTGCCGGTGGCCGACCTGGGTGGACCCATCTCCGTTCCGGTCGGCGCGCCCACGCTCGGGCGGGTCTTCGACGTGACCGGCGAGCCCATCGACGGCAAGGGCGACGTGGTCACCGAGACGCGGTATCCGATTCACCGGGCGCCGCCGCCGCTGACCGAGCAGACGACGCAGGCGGAGGTGTTCGCCACCGGGCTGAAGGTCATCGACCTCATCGCGCCCTTCACGCGCGGCGGCAAGACCGGCGTATTCGGCGGGGCGGGCGTGGGCAAGACGGTGATCATCATGGAGATGATCAACAACATCGCCGTGCAGTACGGGGGCTACTCCGTGTTTTGCGGCGTCGGCGAGCGCACGCGCGAGGGCACCCAGCTCATCCGCGAGATGACCGAGGCCGGCGTTATCGGCAACGCCTGCATGGTGTTCGGGCAGATGAACGAGTCGCCCGGCGCGCGCCTGCGGGTTGGGCTGGCCGGCCTGGCGCTGGCCGAATTCTTCCGCGACGAGGAGGGGCGCGACCTGCTGCTCTTCATCGACAACATCTTCCGCTTCACCCAGGCCGGCTCCGAGGTATCGGCGCTGCTCGGGCGAATGCCGTCGGCGGTGGGCTATCAGCCGTCGCTGGGCACTGAGATGGGTGAGCTTCAGGAGCGCATCACGTCGACCACCTCGGGCTCGATCACCTCGCTCGAGGCAATCTACGTGCCCGCGGACGACTACACCGACCCGGCGCCGGTGACGACGTTCGCCCACCTGGACGCCACGATCCGGCTGGAACGCTCCATCGTGGAACGCGGCATCTACCCGGCGGTGGACCCGCTGACGAGCACGTCGAAGATCCTCGACCCGCGCATCGTGGGCGAGCGCCACTATGACGTGGCGCGCGGGGCGCAGCAGGTGCTGCAGCGGTTCAAGGACCTGCAGGACATCATTGCGATCCTGGGCATCGAGGAGCTCTCGGAAGAGGACCGCCTGACGGTGGTGCGCGCGCGCAAGATCGAGCGCTTCTTCTCCCAGCCGATGAACGTGGCGGAGGCCTTCACGGGCCAGCCGGGCGTGATCGTGCCGGTGGAGGAGACGATCCGTGGATTCGAGGAGATTCTCGCGGGCGAGCATGACGAGTTGCCGGAACAGGCGTTCTACATGGTGGGAACGATCGAGGAGGCCGTGGCGAAGGCCGAGCAGCTCGCGGCCGAAGGCTAG
- the murA gene encoding UDP-N-acetylglucosamine 1-carboxyvinyltransferase translates to MAAALADAATTTPATRVAITGGRSLRGAYRVPGAKNAVLPMMAACLLTEETCVIEDIPLITDIMVMAELLRGLGAQVEIDTERRSVAITAGGVHSTRPDPRLVRAMRASFQVTGPLLSRFGRVDCHAPGGCQLGTRPVNVDIEGFEVMGASIALGGGVYQAVADPLVGGQVYLDYPSHTGTQNLLMAATLASGYTTIVHASREPEVIALVHFLRSMGAEIHGEGTSTIGVQGQSRLFGTVARAIPDRIVGSTMAVAAAISAGDVELLNVRPDHLQPVLVKLAAMGVTLHETNRSVRVTGSPMLSATAIQCIPFPGFPTDVQAAMGTLMTQAHGESSIIERVYDGNLGYFGQLQRMGADVTVEGPTARIRGPSPLTACEVRLWTDIRAGAALLLAGLVAHGTTVLDDAEIIQRGYQDLPGDLQELGADITVERRPRPAATATVG, encoded by the coding sequence GTGGCCGCAGCCCTGGCCGACGCCGCCACGACCACGCCCGCCACGCGGGTCGCGATCACCGGCGGGCGGTCGCTGCGGGGCGCCTATCGCGTGCCCGGCGCCAAGAACGCGGTGCTGCCCATGATGGCCGCGTGCCTGCTGACCGAGGAAACCTGCGTCATCGAGGACATCCCGCTCATCACCGACATCATGGTGATGGCCGAGCTGCTGCGTGGACTCGGAGCGCAGGTGGAGATCGACACCGAGCGCCGATCGGTCGCCATCACCGCGGGCGGCGTGCACTCAACCCGTCCGGATCCGCGGCTGGTGCGCGCCATGCGAGCCTCGTTCCAGGTGACCGGGCCGCTGCTCTCGCGCTTCGGGCGCGTGGACTGCCACGCGCCGGGCGGTTGCCAGCTCGGCACGCGCCCGGTGAACGTGGACATCGAGGGCTTCGAGGTCATGGGAGCTTCCATCGCGCTGGGCGGCGGCGTCTACCAGGCGGTGGCCGACCCGCTGGTCGGCGGCCAGGTCTACCTGGACTACCCGAGCCACACGGGCACGCAAAACCTGCTGATGGCGGCCACGCTGGCCAGCGGATACACGACCATCGTGCACGCGTCGCGCGAGCCGGAAGTGATCGCGCTGGTGCACTTTCTGCGCAGCATGGGCGCCGAGATTCACGGCGAGGGCACGAGCACGATCGGCGTGCAGGGCCAATCGCGGCTCTTCGGCACGGTGGCGCGCGCGATCCCGGACCGGATCGTGGGCAGCACGATGGCGGTGGCGGCGGCCATCAGCGCCGGCGACGTGGAGTTGCTCAACGTGCGTCCCGACCACCTGCAGCCGGTACTGGTGAAGCTGGCCGCCATGGGGGTGACGCTTCACGAAACCAACCGCTCGGTGCGGGTCACGGGCAGCCCGATGCTCAGCGCCACGGCCATCCAGTGCATTCCGTTTCCGGGCTTCCCCACCGACGTGCAGGCGGCCATGGGGACGCTGATGACCCAGGCCCACGGCGAAAGCTCCATCATCGAGCGCGTCTACGACGGCAACCTGGGCTATTTCGGGCAGCTCCAGCGCATGGGCGCCGACGTGACGGTGGAGGGCCCAACGGCCCGCATCCGGGGCCCATCGCCGCTCACGGCCTGTGAGGTGCGGCTGTGGACCGACATTCGCGCCGGCGCGGCCCTGCTGCTGGCGGGGCTGGTGGCGCACGGGACGACGGTGCTCGACGACGCGGAGATTATCCAGCGCGGCTACCAGGACCTCCCCGGCGACCTGCAAGAGCTTGGCGCCGACATCACGGTTGAGCGCCGCCCCCGTCCGGCGGCCACGGCGACGGTAGGCTAG